From the Rhea pennata isolate bPtePen1 chromosome 1, bPtePen1.pri, whole genome shotgun sequence genome, the window CTGTCTCTGCACCGAGGCTGGAGATGCTGCCGGCACACACCCCGATGGGTTGTCCCCCTCACTTGCCTGGTGGCTGAGCACCCACCTTGATGGGACACTGAAGGATGGGGTCTCACTGCACCAAGGTGGTGGGACAGACCCACCCATTGTTTCACCCTCACCAAGGGACACTTCCCTCTGCCTCATGCTTAAAATACAATCACTTTATTTTCCATCAATTAGCTCTCGAAGCCTGGCTCAGACCTCACGCAGAGCACCGGAGCAAAGCTCCAAAGGAGCATTGCAGGTGTAAAACCAGTGTAAGCTGAGGATGTGAAAGGGAGTGTGGGTTTACTGCAGAATTTGTCATTCCTCCTCTACtattagcttttctttcccctcagaCTGCACATTTGTTATCCCAGCTGGGGAAAGGACCCTGTTCCTGGCTGTCTCTTTGGAAAGGGTAAGATGCTACTGAGACAACCTGTTGGTGCGACTGAGTGCTGTGTTTGACAGCAGTGTATCCTGGAGGACCCGAGGATTTGGGAAAGGGCTCCGATGTATTGCTTGGGGTCACTATTCATGGGAGGCAGGAGCAGCAAAGGAGGGTTTTGAAGCAGTGAGTGGTCTCCGtggcattttcaaaactgagagCTGCCTCTGACCTGCCTGAATGCTCCATTTCGACACAGCTGAAACAAAACTGCTGGGAGTTTAATTTTACATGTCATTTGCTGCTGCAATACttagaagaattaaaagaaaaaaaatgaaaatgaaaccagACCTTTCTGGGGAGAGAGGagttaaaatgagattttctaGTTATcaaaaaatgaggaaggaaggactagttaggaaaaaaagaaagaaaactgccaAAGGATGTCCATTGTGGTTGAACTCGGGCTAAGAGCTACGTCTTTGGCTAAGGCAGACCCAAATGGGCGTTGTTAAGGATCTCTAGTGAAGGCCTCTGGCGAACTCACCTTGCTCGGGCAGCTGCGGACGGTGCGAACGGCCTGGGGAGGGATGAGCACATGTGagccctgctgccgccgccgtgCTGTGCACGCAGCCCGCCGGCGTTTATAGTGCAGTGCTGCAAAGTCCCTCAAGGCCGgtagcagcagctggaaagctCCACTTCTCTCCCCGTTTCCTCTAACGCTGCGCGTGCTGGCAGGAACTTCCCGGTGGCCAAACCGCTGCAGCAGCTTGTGCCTGCCGCAGGGAAGCACCCGAGTGTCTCAGATGCAGAGCGTGAAGTTGAGATCTGGAGGCTCCGAGCTGCAGAGCCCATCTGCCATGCAAAATGCAATCCTCTAACCAAATCAGCATCGCTTTCAGGGCTGATGATACTTAAACACCTTCTGCAGCGCAGTTCAGATTTGTGCTCTGCCAGCAGCCTTCAGAAAAGGGTGCTGGATCACTCTCCCAGGGGCTATGAAGATGCTCAGGGTCTGTTGGTTCAATCAGGCCCAGCCCAAGTATGCAGGGAGAGGATGCTAGTGATGAAAAGCACTGTGGGAAGAGTCATGTCACCTTCTCTGGCCCCAGTGAGACCTGCTGGGGTGCTGCCTTTGACAGCAGGTAAGGGATACGTAAGGATATTCCCATGATAAGGGCAGGTGCACCCCATGAAGGGCCCTGTGTTGGGTCCCCCAGTCTCACTTGCACAATGAAGTTTCCCTTTCACAGCCACCGGCCACAAGAGAGAGGTGGGGGAGAGGCAGACTCAAGCCTCGCATTGGGTGGCTCTCATGATCCCATAGACAGCCCAGGAGCTTCCATGCAGTGGCACCAGCCACCCTGAAGATGGGCTTCCACATGACCAGGCACTTCTGCCTTACTTGGGTGAGCTTTGGACCAACACTAACAGGGGTACAGCATGCACTGGACTCTATTCCTTGCAGGCAGAGAATAGCTTTGGAGGCAAACAGCCCTTGGAAGAGCAAGTGTCCATCTGAAAACCATTCTGCAAATGGAAACCATTCTTAGATGTGCTCTCTAAGGCTCATTTCCagtggccagctccaagtacTGCCTGTCTCCAGTGAGGCTCTGACACTCAcccaaatgctttcttttgctgcGCTCCCAGTTGGTGCTTTTTAGTTTCCCCTTCATTTTTCCATGTTAGTACTAATGTATTACCAgaatttaatcatttaattcatttaatgGATGCATTCACAAATAAATCCTATTCTCTTCCACCCTGCAATGCACCTGTCAGCACCAGGGGCACATCTATGAGGGGTGTTCAGTGCCATGAGGTCCTAACTCAGGCTGGAGGGAAACTGAAATCACACCAGCCCCTGGAAAGGTCAGGTCCTGCTGCCTTATTTATTGTTTCTTCAATgccatttttcttcactgatgtTATTCTCTTCTTCTGTATTGCCAGGCCTCAGTGAAGTCCACACCTAGTATATTCAATATGGTTGTTGATGCCTTATTTAAGCAGCTCCCAGTCACTCCAGTGATATCCTCTCTTCTGCCCCACCTTATACACACAAGTATCCTGCTCCCCAGCCTAGCTTCCTGCTCTTTCCCATTTTCACCTTTCTACGAAAAACACATTCTacttctgctcttctctttaTGGGCACACCCAGAGACCCAGTCCCATTTTTCTAGAGACTAATGCAAGTTTGGTTTTGGTGtttacacacacacgcacccccatccacacacacatacatgtatatgtgcacacacctatacacacacacacatatccaTGCATGCATCCACACACGTGGACACAGCTACGCAAAGCATGGTACTCTCAGCTGAACCTGAACCTTTGCCCAATGTGGAGGCTTGGGACCCTGGGCCTGTATTTGCCATTCAAACCCTGACTGCGCCACAGAGGTTAGGTGGTGGCACGACCAGAGCTAACCTGTGCTGATGCAGGTGTCCATCGGGATACCTTGCCTCTAGGAGCTCCCACCTATTTTGCAAAAGCGGAGCTGCGATCACCATCTAGCACTGGAGGGTAGTGGTAATGCACACCTACCTCTCACCTGAATTTACCTCTGTAGTTAAATAATCCttagaaaaacactgaaactgAGTGATATTGATGCTGTAACTTTCTAAACAGTATGTCCTTGTTTGGTTTTAAATTATCATCTCCATGCAAGGGTTAGAGCCAGATTGTGCCTGGCTTCTGCTCTACAGGTGGTCTGACTCGATAGTTACCATggtcatgttttatttatttttcaaatacatttgacAAGGGGCAGAATTTCACCTGGAAAACGACACAGTAAGTTCTTCTACACTGCTGTGCTTGCTCATCTTTGTTGCAGCAGGAGTTACCTTGCAGAGGAACTGGGCTGCTTGAGTGGTAGGAGTCCACCTTATTCTGTCAGAAGATAGCTTACTGGTGGTAGCACAGTGTCTTGCCTTGACAAAGGCTGCTTGGGAGAGCACAGTTTATAACTTCAGAAAGCCCATGCTGTAGATTTTAGCCTCTTGATTTATCAGCAAAGAGCTTGCAAACATTAGGCAGGAGTAAAGCAATGATATTCTACAAGAATGTTTGAGAAAGTATTTAGAGTAGCCAAAACTTCCAGAAACCTGCTGCTGTCTACACAGGCCTTAAAATGCTGCAATTCTGCTTTCAACATCCCTTGTTAACACTTCCTTTTCCTGTACAAAgcctgatatttttttcttcccagtaaTCAGGATCCCACTTCTGGTCTGTAGCAGGGGTCACCATCAGGAGCCTttgctcttccctcccccttATGGGGAGATCTGCCGTCATGCTCGCTAGGTCACCCGTGGTGCTCACAGCCCTCGAGAGCAAGGACCGCAGCTGTGACTTCCCACTGTGTCAGAGAAGCCCAAGGGGTTTGGTCTGGCTGGTTAAATACGGCTTTCCAGGCAGACCGTCCGCCCAGTGCGTGTCTGCAGCAGATTGCACAGTCAGGGCTGCCCCTGGGTCCCTGCCCAAGTCCTCTGCTGTGTCTGGGGTAAGTACTGGAGGGGATGGCTGGAAGAGTACGGAGTACATGCGTTCTTCCCCAAGAAGGGCAATTTATTTGAGGACCTGAATCAACATGAGAAATTCCAGACATCTCTGGCAGAAGCAGAGAATCAGCATATTAGAAAAGTGCTAAGACAGAAAATTGCTTTACTAAATCTTAGTTTTGATCCCATCTGTACAGATTGTCTTGATCTGAAAAGCCTTCCTGAACATTGATCTTGATCAATGATTATAAACTTCTTTCATCCCCTCAAATGCTCTGTGAACAGTATGTTTATTTGTACAATAAATTTACTCTCTCCAGGAGCAAAGAGGGGTCTTTAGCTCCTTAACTTTGGTCCTTTAGGTCCTTATCTACCCTGCTGCGATAGAGCAGCACCCCTCATGAGCAGGGCGATTTGCAGGTGTGAGGGGACCCAGCTGCTCCAGAATGGTGCCTTGCTCATGTGAAATcttgaggacttttttttttttttttattggtagTAGATAAGGTCTAAGTGTGGGTGTATGCACATACTTAAGAGCAAACCTTAGCTTGTGCTTTTCGGTGATGGAAACGTGATTGTTTCCTGCTGAATAGAGACATGCACATTTTCCCTGATCTGCCACGGCCAGAGCAGAGGATGTACTGCTTTGACCACTGCCTGTTTAGACTGTGCTTTTAACATGCACTAAATTTAACTGCATTTTCTGACAAACCTGCTTGGAATATTTCCtgggaaaaatggaaattaccTTGGAAATTCTCCCCCCTCCCTACCCTGCTTGCCTCTGCCTCCTGGTCCCTGTACACAGCAGCTGGTCTCCCACGGCAGCCAGTGGAGCTGCCCATGACGCAGGCTGTTTGCAGGATGGTAAGATGAAGACACAGCATTTGTTCTTCAGTTTCCTAATGGCCTCAGGCACCGCTTCAGGTCATAGTTAGGCCTTTGagtttcttcctttccatgTAACATTTTTGGCAGCTGAAAAACACAAATCCATTTTCCTTCCATCAGGGCTAGTTTAATCAATTGGCCTACAGGTTTGATAAAGCTCCTGaaactttttacatttttactgtgataaaaagggggaaaaaatcaacaCAGATCCAAGTGTAATGGTACTGCGTCCCACCGCAGAGCGAGATGTTATCTCTCTGTTTTGGCTGCACTTGGTTTTGCACAAATCTTGACCTTTCCCTGTCTGTGTGTCTCTCGTTTTCCatccccctttccttccttctcctgacTTCTTGCTCCAGCTTGTGCAGAAACCAGCAGTGACTTTGTCTCTGCCAAAGTGACAGAGACTCTGTCTCTGCGGCTGCCTGCGCACCGTGGTGGGAGGAGTGGGTGCCTGGGTGGTGTTGGGGATGCAGCTCCCCAGTGTCCTGCCTGGCCacccctgctgctcctgctcccatCGTGGCTGTGGGAGCAGCAGGCCCCTTCCCTAGGACTCGCCTCCCAGGTCTCTCCCAGCCCttgtcttttctgctttcacagGCAGGAGGACCTCGGCCACAGGCCCTCACCCTGGTGTAGCGAGGTTGAACTTTGCCTGCATGGCTGAGAAGCTCTCGGCCAACTCTTGAAAGGGTTGAGCATGAAGGTATCCTGCAACCCCAGATGTTTAGCGTTCAGGGACTATGATTGAGAGACCCACCGTATGCTGTGCTGCTCTTTCCCTCATTCTTCAGGGCTGCACACAGCCTGGACAGGCGCCTGAGCTTCAGAGGTCTGTGTCTGATCTGCTAATGCCATCCCTTGGTTTGGTGTGATGGATGAGGCATGGATGGCAGCTGCACAGGTGTTTCAAAAGCCTGCCTCTCCAGCCTCGCTCTAGTCAGCGTGTGGGCAGAGCTTCATAAAGCAGTTGTTATTCCAAGAAGCTCTATGACTGCTAGGCTCCTGTGCCCTCGGTGCATGGGATGCCCACTTCCAATAAGACTGGTTTCAGTCCCCTGACCTTCATCCTCACTGGAATTCCTGGTCTGCCAATGAGTAACTACTGGATGGCATTCCCTCTCAGCTCCCTGTACCTCCTCATGCTCTTGGGGAACTGCACCTTGCTCTGGACCATAAAGACAGACCGCAGTCTCCATACACCAATGTACTATCTCCTCTCCATGCTGGCAGTGGCAGACTTGGGCTTGTCTGTCTCCACACTACCCTCCATGCTGGGTATATTCTGGTTTGAGTCCACATCCCTCCATTTTGATGCGTGCATTATTCAGATGTATTTCATCCACTTCTTCTCTGCCATCGAGTCTGGTGTTCTGGTTGCAATGGCCTTTGACCGCTTCGTCGCTATCTGCTACCCTTTGCAATATGCCTCTGTCTTGACAAGTCCTCTGATCATGAAGGCAGGAGGGGTGATCTTCATGCGAGGTGTCTGTGTGGTGCTCCCAGTTGCTGTCCTTATTAAGAAGCTCCCTTTCTGCAGGTCCACACTCCTGTCACACTCCTTCTGCCTGCACCAAGACATGCTGAGGCTGGCTTGTGGAGATGTCAGGGTCAACAGCTTGTATGGACTGACTGCAGTGATACTCACCAAAGGCCTTGACTCCCTGACCATCCTGCTGTCTTACATGATGATCCTCAGGGCCTTTATGAGAACCATCTCCCATGAAGCCCGAGCCAAAGCCTTTAGCACCTGTATCTGCCACCTCTGTGCTGTCTTGCTCTTCTACATCCCTCTCATTGGTTTGTCCATCATCCACAGGTTTGGGAAGCACCTGCCCCCACTTACTCACACGCTCATGGCTGATGCCTACCTCTTGGTGCCACCTGTCCTGAACCCGCTTGTCTACAGCTGGAAAACCAAGCAAATCCGCAGGCGAATTCTCACCCTGCTCCACTGGAGAGGGGCCCAGCAACAGGTCTAGTCCTGGAGGGGCAGCACACCAAAGCCagtctccttcctttcctttacagATTGGTTGATCATGGAGAGTATTTTCTGGGAGAAAATCATTCATGTTACTTCACTCCCCATGACAAACCTGTCACCCACATGGAAAAACagctcatttttctcctcagagaagGCTGGATTATGGCAATTCATGTTATTCCACCTCTCATTTTGGGATGTTTCATTTCTCAGAAAGTCTGCAAGAGAGCAGAGCTAGTGTGAGCTGGTCGTAAAGCTGGACTCCCTTCAGCTATGGAGAGAGAAGACTGCTGAGAACAGATTTTAGTCAAGGGATTCACTGCTATTAGCAGTTTTAATCtctgaagaaatgcaaacagtATCCTAAGGCTTGtgcttttaattagaaatatcCCTTCATCAGTCAATTACATTAAACCCTCGATTCCCAGACTTATGTGGTTATAGGAGactcttcagctttctttgcaCTAATAAAGTGATTTGTGTCTTTGCAGTTGTGGAGACCAGGTAGGAACTAACGCCTATGGCACAAAGAGTGAAAACATTTGAGTCCAGACTCACTGAGGGGGTCTGCAAGGGGAGTGTATGTCTTTTTACTGTCTCATGATATCATCTCCTTCGCTCATAACTCTCTGGGATCATTGTGAAAATCTCCCCAACCTCCCCAGGCATAATTCAAATGAGAGTAGGATGTCTGTCGTAGAAGAGTGGTTCCACATTGAACCTGGGTGCAGGAGCTATTCAGTGCACTTTGAACATCTCCCACCATCCAGATTACTATTTTTGCACCCTCAGCTATGCTGCCACCTTTCCTTGGGGTGCGCTTTGCTGTAGCATCATGGAGATGGTGCACACCAGGgaaggggctgctgcagccatgCCCAAGCCATTTCCCCCTGCGCGGATCTGTGCACTCACCCCAGGGACTGGCAGCTTGTCTTGTTCAACCCAGCTTCCCACGATAATCTGCTGTTCTGATCTGGCCTCCCACTGCTGCTAACTGGGTTGTTTCACCAGAAAATAGCAGCTGTTACTGGACTCAATCCCTCTCGCTTGTCTGGCAGGGAAGAGCTGAACCTCAATACTTGGCCCGCTCTTCTCAGACTTCCTTTTACCTCTCTTGCCTTTTCCACAGCCTTTTGCCTTATCCTAGTAGCTTACTGGCCAAGAAAGAGGGAGCAGAgtgaaaagaaggagaaagagaaaccaTCATGTTGGAGATCATGTTGGCTGTCTGATTCGTGGTGGTGGGTGATGAAGGCAAAGGAAACAGCCCATTTCAGGGTGGGCACTCAGCTGATTTCAGTGTGGCTGTTTAAAGAAGAGCTACAGGGTCAAAATTGGAGTTTAGGAAGCCCTGACCAGGTATTAGCACGCTTCAGCAAACTAGGGACATGCCGAGCACTATAGGGCtgtgctgagagagctggagagcTTTGGTACATAGAACAaattgatgtattttttttttaagagcaattTTTGGTCAATATCATGAGAGCTTCTCCTAACTCTCCTAGGTGCTGTTATGGAGAATCCAAATGATGGGAATCGTTGTGGTGAGAGGGAGTTAGGTACTGTGGCACTGTACTGATGAGCATGGAAGAGCTCTGTGAAAATGGTACCTGGGTTCTTCTTTTTCACCAGGCAAAGGAAATCCTCTGTCTCTTCCACTGTCTCTCAGGTACTTTCACTGTGAGGTAGCAGGACAGGAACACATAGGTGCTCCTGTGCATGCTGCAAAGTTTCGTGTCACTCAGACAGTAAGAAGGGATTGGTCTGCAAATATGTGCTCAGTGCAAAAAGAAAGCTGGTTACCGGGGAGATATGAATGTCCCAAGCTGGAAACATTTCGCATAAAGATTTTGTGCCTGATGGCTGGGAATCTGCTAGAATTCTCTCCGTGTTTTTTTCCAGGGTCAGTAGTCCAGTCTGACGTTTTCCCGGTGTGTCTGAAAAGCAGATGTCTGAACGCAGGCAATTTTACTATGTAAAGCCAGAAGCACAGCTGTTATAAATCAGTGTTTCCCAGTGAGTGGTGGCTTACTCCAGCTCCCTATCAAGTTTTAGTCCTTTAGAAGTCcaagttcctctctgctctgtgtTAAAAGAATACTCAGTGTTTTTGCTCAGCTTTAATTCCAATGTCTGCTTGTACTTCTGCTAATAGGAGAATTAGCAAAGGACACAACAGTCTGCTCCCTCTCACCTCCTGGAAGGTGGTCATGAGCTTCAGCCTGAGgcttatatttccttttttcaccCTGCTGTGTCTCATTATGCCACACTCACATATAACTTCTCTTGGATGCAAGAGAGTAAACAATTTCAGCCCAGTTTGTGGCTGAATCAGATGAGTAACAGACAGACCATAACATTGTAAAATGGCCTAGGTTGACCGTTGCTGTGGTGGCCAGCACCCAGACGTTCGCAGATGAATAAGCCATCACAGTCAATGTTCCCAAAGGGCTGACTCGTACCATACAGACAAAACTATGAGATAGAGCAGGACGTTTGCATTCTCTTCCTGAAATTGCCAAGCTGCTTTGATCTGCCAGTGAGAGGTTAGAACTTGGGGACCTAACAACGGAGCTCTGAACTCTCAGCAGTATCACACTGTACGTGCATCACATCCATGTTGCTGTGTGAATGAATGAAGAAACAGCTTAACTCTTGCTTGAACATTTTGCCAAATCCAATGAGTCAGATTCAGCATGCTATGGGCAATTTTTTGCTCTAATTGCTCTAATCACCCGTGGGTGGCGCAGAACAGTTCCCTGAGATGCTTTGAGGTTAATGCAGTTGATACACGTCAGCTGTTGACAGATCTGGTGGTTGTTTTGAACCTCTTGCctcaaaggcaaaaaaacccagctgggTTAAACTGACAGCTGGATTAGGCTGACTTCATTCGTTTCAGCTAAGAGATGTTGGTTAATACTGGGGCTCTAACTTACAGACCCAAGAAGCCTCTCCTTCCAGGCACAGGTGATAGGATAATTTGTCCTTCTTGCTTTAAATGGGGCTTCCCCAGCTTTCCTGGCGATGGTCCTTCATTCCTGAACAGTATGCAACTTATGCATTTCACTCCCAGAACACCTGTGCGACACTGAATAACCAGATTTGTCGTAGTGTTTGTATTTGTCCTAAAAGCATCTCACTGTCTCTACCAAGTGACTTGTCAGGTACTTTGCTGCCTGTTAGTTTAGATTTGAACATGAAATATGCCACACTGAGGCTTGCATGCATTAGTAATGTGTGCAGCTCCCTCTAAGCTCAGCTATTCTCCAGCTATATCTGAGTTACAGCAATTTACCAGCTTCATTTAATAATTGACAGGACCATCAGGCTTCCTAacatttattgtttatttttctgtgtttgatttTCCATTGATGGCACCAAAAGTAATAACGTTCATTACAATTCTTCTACAAGTGCTTTCCAcctgttctctttctcttatCTGCATTTACTCAGCCCTGTACCTACAGAGTATATTTGCCGTGACAAAATTCCCTCTTGCCAATAAAAGTGTAGGTTCTCAACTTCTGCTTCACACCAGTGTATGTGCCCTGGTCAGTAAGGTAGCTCTGAAGATGTATGGGGATGTATGGGATGTGAAAATAAACCATTTCCTCGTTGCTTCTTATTCTGGTTAACATTTGTGTTGTGTACAATTCCACATTTTAATCAGAATTGCAGCTTTTTTACTGAACTAGCTAATCATATACAATTCTTGGAACagatttgcctgtttttttgtATCCAGCAATTTTACAGAAGCTTCCttccaggaaaacagaaaggctctgtatggcagcacagcttaCGTACTGGTAAAACGTCATCCACTCTGCAATGCATAAAATCTTGGTTCTGATTTTACTGTTAATCCAGAGACAAACTCCGAAACTGGGTCAGATTTGGACTACACTGTCAAGATATCTGGGGGAGgtctaaaattattttggtagCAACCATCCACCTCTTTTGTTTATTCAGCTTGGGATTTCAGAATAATGAGGTCCTGTTAAGTTTCAAGGAATTCTGGAGTAAATCCACATGAATGGAATTCCTGAGAAGGGTTACATGTACATTGGGAAAATGTCTGATTTTCCCTTTGGAATTGAATATGGTCTCATGTGCTGACCTAGTTTAAACCCACAAAACCCTCTGTTTACTCCTTCACATCCATATGTTTGCACATTGCCAGAAAGAACAACATTTAATTCCATACAAGCAGATTTCCTACATCAGTCTCAGCCTTGAGGATGAAATAGATCACATCTGAGGCCAATGCTTCCAGAATTATTTGGatgtgaatgaatgaatgaatgaattacATATTTTGAATGGAGACACCATAAAAGGGAGCACAGCTTTTCAAAGTACTGAGGAATAACTCCAAAAATCATACTTCTCTAAATGAAGTCTCTAGGTTCAGCACTGGATTCAGAGACCTAAATTTAGGACCACCTGTGGGCCAAGGGTCTAAGCTCCCATGACAGCCAGAGGTAGTTCAGTCAGTGTAGTCACCTGAAGCCAGTAGAGCACATCTGCTCTTAGGTGAGTTGAACTGCTCTGTGGGCTCAGGCAAGGAACCTCCAAATTAAATCCTGCAAAACCACATCCTATTAAATAA encodes:
- the LOC134147129 gene encoding olfactory receptor 51H1-like, producing MPTSNKTGFSPLTFILTGIPGLPMSNYWMAFPLSSLYLLMLLGNCTLLWTIKTDRSLHTPMYYLLSMLAVADLGLSVSTLPSMLGIFWFESTSLHFDACIIQMYFIHFFSAIESGVLVAMAFDRFVAICYPLQYASVLTSPLIMKAGGVIFMRGVCVVLPVAVLIKKLPFCRSTLLSHSFCLHQDMLRLACGDVRVNSLYGLTAVILTKGLDSLTILLSYMMILRAFMRTISHEARAKAFSTCICHLCAVLLFYIPLIGLSIIHRFGKHLPPLTHTLMADAYLLVPPVLNPLVYSWKTKQIRRRILTLLHWRGAQQQV